Proteins encoded by one window of Clostridium perfringens:
- a CDS encoding spore germination protein produces MDLTSNFDKNINTLSKALRVGKSFDIIERSIIIGDKKATMYYIDGFVKDDVMELIMSDFFSLSKTEMNLIKSPKDFMRRQIPYVEVAEEVSIDKIVSQVLCGQTALILEGFSSAIMIDLRTYPVRGPQEPETEKVLRGSRDGFVETIVFNTALIRRRIRDPRLTFEMMSIGNVSKTDVVISFLDEVVDKKTLNLIKKKFENLDIQALTMSEQSLVESLSNASWYNPFPKVRYTERPDVAAAHITEGKIVVIIDNSPSVIILPTTIFDFIQDVDDYYLPVITGNFIRLIRNFILISTIFITPLYLLLIQNAYRIPDYLKFLLPVDGYKVPLIVQFLLLEVAVDGLKLASLNTPNALGMSLSVIGGLILGQFAVDTGWFLPQTILYMAIVTLGSFSQPSLELSYALKFWRTLLLILTSLFNVIGFFVGLIIGIVLIASNKTLTGDSYLYPLIPLDWKALKALIFRVRLVPKQKEE; encoded by the coding sequence TTGGACTTAACATCAAATTTTGATAAAAATATAAATACTTTATCTAAAGCTTTAAGGGTTGGAAAAAGTTTTGATATAATTGAGCGTTCAATAATAATTGGGGATAAAAAAGCCACAATGTATTATATTGATGGATTTGTAAAAGATGACGTAATGGAATTAATCATGAGTGACTTCTTTTCCTTAAGCAAAACTGAAATGAACTTAATAAAATCACCTAAGGATTTTATGAGAAGACAAATCCCTTATGTAGAAGTAGCTGAAGAAGTATCCATAGATAAAATAGTATCTCAAGTTCTCTGTGGACAGACAGCATTAATTTTAGAAGGATTCTCCAGTGCAATAATGATAGATTTAAGAACCTATCCAGTTAGAGGGCCTCAAGAACCAGAAACTGAAAAAGTATTAAGGGGTTCTAGGGATGGCTTTGTAGAGACCATTGTATTTAATACTGCATTAATTAGAAGAAGAATAAGAGATCCTAGACTTACCTTTGAAATGATGTCTATAGGAAATGTATCAAAAACAGATGTGGTTATATCATTTTTAGACGAGGTAGTTGATAAAAAAACTCTTAATCTAATAAAAAAGAAATTTGAAAACTTAGATATACAAGCATTAACCATGAGCGAACAAAGCCTTGTTGAATCTCTTTCAAATGCCTCATGGTATAATCCATTCCCTAAGGTTAGATATACAGAAAGGCCTGATGTTGCAGCTGCCCATATAACTGAGGGAAAGATAGTTGTTATTATAGATAACTCTCCTTCAGTTATAATTTTACCAACTACTATCTTTGATTTTATACAGGATGTTGATGATTATTATCTTCCTGTAATAACAGGTAATTTTATTCGTTTAATAAGAAATTTTATACTAATTTCTACTATTTTTATAACCCCACTTTATTTGCTTTTAATCCAAAATGCCTATAGAATACCTGATTACTTAAAATTTTTATTACCTGTTGATGGCTATAAAGTTCCATTGATAGTACAATTTTTACTTCTTGAAGTTGCAGTAGATGGATTAAAACTTGCCTCTTTAAATACGCCAAATGCCCTTGGTATGTCCTTATCTGTTATTGGAGGATTAATACTTGGTCAATTTGCTGTAGATACTGGGTGGTTTTTACCACAAACCATATTATATATGGCCATAGTTACACTAGGAAGCTTTTCTCAACCTAGTTTAGAACTTAGCTATGCCTTAAAATTTTGGAGAACTCTCCTACTCATATTAACAAGCCTATTTAATGTAATAGGATTTTTTGTAGGATTAATAATAGGAATAGTTTTAATTGCAAGTAATAAAACTTTAACTGGTGATTCCTATCTTTATCCTCTTATTCCCCTTGACTGGAAAGCACTTAAAGCACTTATCTTTAGAGTAAGATTAGTACCTAAGCAAAAAGAAGAATAA
- a CDS encoding YfcC family protein, whose translation MSKKKKISFPTAFTVLFIVLILSAVLTYVIPAGSYSKLSYNEAENTFIVTNPQGESTKEAATQNTLDKLGIKIDLSKFTDGSINKPIAIPNTYEKVAQNPQGIAQIIEAPIQGTYDTIDIIMFVLIIGGVIGVLNTTGAFNAGIASLSKITKGKEYILIILLSILISLGGTTFGLAEETIALYPILLPIFLASGYDAIVCIATIYMGSSIGTMFSTVNPFSSVIASTAAGISFKEGLDFRMIGLVLATLITIIYILRYAKKVKNDPSKSLVYDQKDEIDSKFLHESSNDVPVFTWRLKLMLLIFAGSFIILVYGVSAKGWGFIQMTALFLVVGIILGFLSGLGEKKFVNTFIAGAADLVGVALVIGVARSINLILENGKISDTLLYVSSNGIQGMDKNIFIILMLVIFIILGFFIPSSSGLAVLSIPIMAPLADTVGLPRDVIVSAYQFGQGLISFITPTGLILATLAMVDVTYNKWLKFIMPLMGIIAAFAALLLLVQVHF comes from the coding sequence ATGAGTAAAAAGAAAAAAATTTCGTTCCCTACAGCCTTTACTGTATTATTTATTGTTTTAATTTTATCAGCTGTTTTAACTTATGTGATTCCAGCAGGATCATATTCAAAGTTGTCTTATAATGAAGCTGAAAATACCTTTATTGTTACAAATCCTCAAGGGGAAAGCACTAAGGAAGCTGCAACCCAAAATACCTTAGATAAACTTGGTATAAAAATAGACTTAAGTAAATTTACTGATGGAAGTATAAATAAGCCAATAGCTATACCAAATACTTATGAAAAGGTTGCTCAAAATCCTCAAGGTATTGCTCAAATAATAGAAGCTCCTATTCAAGGAACTTATGACACTATAGATATAATTATGTTCGTTTTAATAATTGGTGGAGTAATAGGAGTTTTAAATACAACTGGAGCATTTAATGCTGGAATTGCTAGCCTTTCTAAAATAACTAAGGGAAAAGAATATATACTTATAATATTATTATCAATACTTATTTCTCTTGGTGGTACTACTTTTGGATTGGCAGAAGAAACAATTGCTCTTTATCCAATTCTGCTCCCAATCTTCCTAGCTTCTGGCTATGATGCTATAGTTTGTATAGCCACAATATACATGGGTTCATCTATAGGAACAATGTTCTCAACTGTAAACCCATTCTCTTCAGTAATAGCTTCAACAGCTGCTGGAATAAGCTTTAAAGAAGGCCTTGATTTTAGGATGATAGGATTAGTTTTAGCTACACTTATAACAATAATTTATATACTTAGATATGCTAAAAAAGTTAAAAACGATCCTTCTAAATCCCTTGTATATGATCAAAAAGATGAAATAGATTCTAAATTCCTTCATGAATCTAGTAATGATGTGCCAGTATTTACTTGGAGACTTAAACTTATGCTTTTAATCTTCGCTGGTTCATTTATAATTTTAGTTTATGGAGTTTCAGCTAAAGGATGGGGATTTATACAAATGACTGCTCTATTCCTTGTAGTTGGAATAATTTTAGGATTCCTTTCAGGACTTGGAGAAAAGAAATTTGTTAATACCTTTATAGCTGGTGCTGCTGATTTAGTAGGAGTTGCCTTAGTTATAGGTGTTGCAAGATCTATAAACTTAATACTTGAAAATGGTAAAATATCAGATACTTTACTTTATGTATCCTCAAATGGAATTCAAGGTATGGATAAAAATATATTTATAATATTAATGCTTGTTATATTCATAATCTTAGGATTCTTTATTCCATCTTCATCTGGTCTTGCTGTTTTATCAATTCCAATAATGGCACCACTTGCAGATACAGTTGGTTTACCAAGGGATGTTATAGTTAGTGCTTACCAATTTGGTCAAGGATTAATCTCCTTTATAACTCCAACAGGATTAATTTTAGCTACCCTTGCTATGGTTGATGTAACCTATAATAAATGGCTGAAATTTATTATGCCTTTAATGGGAATTATAGCAGCCTTTGCAGCCTTACTATTATTAGTACAGGTACACTTTTAA
- a CDS encoding sensor histidine kinase: MKDFNFEEILESCPMDYIYGKLKNKDSSDLFVLKSSIKEFNSKLLSEVLGSDIDFKTIFSKSNIHGEGYYKDLNENFSLKLLNNDYVIIWFSQYLLEKYNKLEINLKKEKDMLDLFLDSLTDYVFFKDIDGRYINCNKAFENKVGIEKKYIIGKTDKDIFFDDPSKVDTFIKTDREVINSREKKVYGEEWGFECEDGYLEETVKSPYFDENNEVKGIIGLTRDISYKKAIEYRLKKNDKMFFEVFNYLDDVVIIKEGEKTIYVNHAFEKLYGLNCKELYKEKSMIVKLDRIHPEDRYKFSNIDFGNFFMEKARIVRADNEVRNVLFRANSIKNENGESIRRIIVINDITDTIEKSNEMEKLRVEFFANISHEFKTPVNLIYSALQLLELKLKNNIDRNEESYINYIKMAKQNVFRLLKLINNLIDSTKLEAGFFNVNIKNHDIVSCVEDITMSICGFAEKNKISITFDTEEEEKIIAFDLNHLERILLNILSNAIKFNRENGNIDVYMSFDERYANISIKDTGIGIQKDKIDLLFHRFKKINNRLTKVNEGSGIGLFIAKELVKINGGEMRVNSELGEGTEFIIKLPIKKIESEVLDEIALTSCERENREELYKVELSDIYSL; this comes from the coding sequence ATGAAGGATTTTAATTTTGAAGAAATATTAGAGTCATGTCCTATGGATTATATTTATGGGAAGCTAAAGAATAAAGATTCTAGTGATTTATTTGTACTTAAGTCTAGCATAAAAGAATTTAATAGCAAATTGTTAAGTGAAGTACTAGGTAGTGATATAGATTTTAAAACTATATTTAGTAAAAGTAATATTCATGGAGAAGGGTATTATAAAGACTTAAATGAAAACTTTAGTTTAAAGCTTCTTAATAATGATTATGTAATTATTTGGTTTAGTCAATATTTATTGGAGAAATATAATAAACTAGAAATTAATCTAAAAAAAGAAAAAGACATGTTAGATTTATTTTTAGATTCTTTAACAGATTACGTATTTTTTAAGGACATTGATGGAAGATATATAAATTGTAATAAGGCTTTTGAAAATAAAGTTGGAATTGAGAAAAAATATATAATTGGAAAAACTGATAAAGATATATTTTTTGATGATCCAAGTAAGGTAGACACATTTATTAAAACAGATAGAGAGGTTATTAATTCAAGAGAAAAGAAAGTTTATGGTGAAGAATGGGGATTTGAATGTGAAGATGGGTATTTAGAAGAGACTGTAAAATCCCCATATTTTGATGAAAACAATGAAGTTAAAGGTATAATTGGACTAACAAGGGACATTTCCTATAAAAAAGCTATAGAATATAGGCTTAAGAAAAATGATAAAATGTTTTTTGAAGTTTTTAATTACTTAGATGATGTTGTAATTATAAAAGAAGGAGAAAAAACTATTTATGTAAACCATGCCTTTGAAAAATTATATGGATTAAATTGTAAAGAGTTATATAAAGAAAAAAGTATGATTGTGAAATTAGATAGAATTCATCCAGAGGATAGATATAAGTTTAGTAATATTGATTTTGGGAATTTTTTTATGGAGAAGGCTAGAATTGTTAGAGCAGACAATGAAGTTAGAAATGTTTTGTTTAGAGCAAACTCCATAAAAAATGAAAATGGAGAATCTATAAGGAGAATCATAGTTATAAATGATATTACAGATACTATAGAAAAAAGTAATGAGATGGAAAAGCTTAGAGTGGAGTTCTTTGCTAATATATCTCATGAATTTAAGACACCTGTAAATTTAATATACAGTGCACTTCAGCTTTTAGAATTAAAGTTGAAAAATAATATAGATAGGAATGAAGAGAGTTATATTAATTATATTAAAATGGCTAAGCAGAATGTTTTTAGATTATTAAAGTTAATAAATAATTTAATAGATAGTACTAAGCTAGAAGCAGGCTTTTTTAATGTTAATATTAAAAATCATGATATAGTAAGTTGTGTTGAGGATATAACAATGTCTATATGTGGTTTTGCTGAAAAAAATAAAATTTCCATAACTTTTGATACAGAAGAGGAAGAAAAAATAATTGCTTTTGATTTGAATCATTTAGAAAGGATACTATTAAATATTTTATCCAATGCTATAAAATTTAATCGGGAAAATGGTAATATAGATGTCTATATGAGTTTTGATGAAAGGTATGCAAATATAAGTATTAAAGATACGGGTATAGGCATACAAAAGGATAAAATAGACTTGCTTTTTCATAGATTTAAAAAAATAAATAATAGATTAACCAAGGTTAATGAGGGAAGTGGAATAGGACTTTTTATAGCTAAGGAGCTTGTAAAAATTAATGGGGGTGAGATGAGAGTTAATAGTGAACTAGGAGAAGGAACAGAGTTTATAATAAAACTTCCAATTAAAAAGATTGAAAGTGAAGTTTTAGATGAGATAGCCTTAACATCCTGTGAAAGAGAAAATAGAGAAGAACTTTACAAAGTGGAATTATCAGATATTTATAGCCTTTAG